Genomic window (Sediminispirochaeta smaragdinae DSM 11293):
GGCATACCCGCTAAGAACCCATTTCGGCGGGAAAAAAGTGGGAGGTGCCGTTAGAACGTCTATTTCATTTTTGAATGATGTCATCAGTGTGTAAACAACAGGAAAGATGATGAGAAGACATGTGATGATAAGAAACAGATGCACGAGTATGTTATTAAGAGAAATATGGGAAGGGCGCTTTGCCATAATTAATTCTCCATCTTGATCGTTCGTAGGTAGATGAGCGACACAACACCGGTCAGCAGAAACATCAGAATTCCCAGAGCTGCTCCGGTCCCAAAATCACCGTATTGCCATGTGTTACGATAGAGAAAGATTCCCAAGACCTCTGTCGCCCTTCCAGGACCACCACGGGTGATCGACAATATAATGCTGATGACGTTTATTCCGCGGATGGTATTTATCAATATGTTGATAAGAAGACTGGGCTTCATCAGCGGCATGGTGATTTTGGAAAAGCGTTGCCATGCTGTTGCTCCATCCAAGGAGGCGCATTCGTATATTTCCGATGAAATGGTTTGCAGGCCCCCGAGAAAAAGCAGCGTAGTAAGAGGGAGATTACGCCAGGAAAGGGCGAGAATGACGATGCCCATTGCACCCTTGTCGTCCGTAATCAGCGTCTTATGAAATATCGGCTCCAGCAAGAATTGCAGAACACCATAAGCGGGCTGAAAAAGCCATCGCCACATGGTCCCGGCAATGACCGGCGAAAGCACCCAGGGGGTGAAAATCACTAAAATATAGAAAGGAGATAGTTTCATGCGCCGATTAAGCAGCAGTGCAAGAAAAAGACTTAAGCACAATGTTAATACGAGATAACCCGCAGTAAAAAAGAATGTATGTCGCAAACTTGC
Coding sequences:
- a CDS encoding carbohydrate ABC transporter permease, producing MSFVGLDNYLRLLSDTDFWASLRHTFFFTAGYLVLTLCLSLFLALLLNRRMKLSPFYILVIFTPWVLSPVIAGTMWRWLFQPAYGVLQFLLEPIFHKTLITDDKGAMGIVILALSWRNLPLTTLLFLGGLQTISSEIYECASLDGATAWQRFSKITMPLMKPSLLINILINTIRGINVISIILSITRGGPGRATEVLGIFLYRNTWQYGDFGTGAALGILMFLLTGVVSLIYLRTIKMEN